One Xyrauchen texanus isolate HMW12.3.18 chromosome 26, RBS_HiC_50CHRs, whole genome shotgun sequence genomic window, ATAGCCGTGGCTAAAGAAAAAGTCCCCATATTCaagtaaaaatgaaaaaaaaaaaaaaaacattgggtgGCAGTGGCATGCATTACAGGTGCCGACTTTTGTGTAGTTAGCCAACATAAAGCGTAGCTAATACTGATCATATGTTTACTGAATAACCtattcaattataaaatatgtaaatgtaatatgttaTTACACAGTCACTGTATTCAtttatgatatatgatatataaaaatgaatggaGTGTGGCAGGCATTAATCGTCAGTGTAGCGTCCCTTGCTGTCTGGCTGATATAGGCTGTTGGCAGGAACTGTATCTTACACAGGATTTTGTGATGAAGCCTAACAGCAAACAGCAAACAAGGTAGATGTTTGCTGTAGTGCATGATCGTGCTGTTTAGGCACACTTCTCAAACAAAGCGTTGGGAATCTCTTGAAAAAAGATGGCAGCTTTAATAGAGGTGTTAATGTCATTCAAAACAATACACGTGGTCTATATGTGATATACATACACTTTATTCAAAAAGAGTGTCACGCTCTGAGCAAAACAAGGCAAGAGAGGTTTCAGCGTCTTGGGCAGGTTCACAAAGGAGCTAACAATGCCAACTAATCTAGCTAATCAAATCAAAACCGCTCTTTTCAACTCGAAAGTTGCTTCATTGGGAGAGTTGAGTTGTGATGACCATTTTGTAGATGCTATGGCACAGTTGTTCCACCTCTAGAGTGCAGAACACTAGGGGCGGATCTGGTCAAGTCAGTTCGCGACCAGGCCTCAAATTCCCCTCTGATCTGCGCACTAACGTTTTATAATGGTGGCATTTTATCAGTTTATTTAGCGATTTAAGACTACTTAATCTGCCAATAAGAAAGGCTTGTTAATGAGAAAACACGACCAGATTAACTAAAGAGCCTTTAAATCAATGAAAGAAATAACTTTTAAGAAGCATTGCGCTCAACTTCATTGGCAGCGCCAAATTAGAAATATTccacaacagaaaaacaaaacaaatatttaaatacacgTGCTTTTCAAGTAATGAAACAGAGTGTAATGTTTTCGAAACATAAGATCCGTTTTACCAGAACATTTTGATGGACTGACATTTCGAATGTCTcttgtttttgaaaaataattcagACAAGAAAGTTGGATATTGTTGGTGGTTTTGATATTTGTTGTACTGTAGTGTGGGATGAATATGcctacattaaaggaatataagCACACTGAAAAAAATGCAGAAGTAAATAAAGCAGAAATGATTAAGTAGCCTACTTTCTACATTGATTGATTTAGTTtaagcatgaacttgaaaatattaagtaaatagaGTGATTTGAAAAAGTTTCAAattatttcttctatttttgtgtatttttcatacaaaaCCATTTatatcttcaaacgagatatatcataaaacaaaggcaacctgagtaaacaaaatacagttttcaaatatttttgaatatttgccaattttagcagcaacaactgcagccaaatgcttccgataactgaagataatggctctcactgtggtcctTTGGGGTcctagagcctttgaaatagctttggaacccttcccagactgatgtatttcaatcaacattttcctcataatttctggaatttctttcgatcATGGCAAATTTttgccaacttcatgctgctgaaaaagttatatttatgtgttgattttattgaacagggctggcagtaatcaagCCTGTGTGTGTCTATTCCAGCTGAACCCTGCATGCACTGGGTTAGAATACTGAATTACTTACTATTTGCAAGTTAATTAACAAAGTTTgaattgttgtttatttgttttttaatgtttatgtttggtaacttatttttttgttatatctAATTTTCAATTACTCATTCATGATAAAACAAAATGTCTGTTTATTGTAACCATCATTGTCAGAGCCATTTCTgagcataaataaacaaaatcctACTTGGAGGCCAGCCCTCTCCTCCCCCCACCCCAATCCAGGCCAACCCAGGAATGACACAAGAGGTCTTcaactaatttaaatatattaacttgATATTGGAATATGTTAATAACACCAAacgccaatttttttttattttttataatttaaacacCTTGCAGCTACATTCTCCCTTCCCTCTAGcgccacaagggggccccctataACTGTCTAATTGGGGCATAAAAGCTGCCCGAGTCTTACTCACAGCTTTTAgtgtatttaaaggtgcactcagtaacttttgtctttgtaaaATCTTGTactgacactgacacctagtggcttggaagcagcatcatttaaaatctgtagttttcagtttcagatgccatgaCTAATTTAAATAATGAGATTGACAAATAACagaatggttactgagattaagcaagtagtatttggtTGGTCCTGTTTGTGTAGATCTCTAAATGTAgaatagcttttataaggttactgatatgactggagtcttcattttaatgtgagtggtcatgatttcctacatattttgcaattcatgtctttaggggTTAACTTTAAATTGAGTGCTCCTTTAAAAAAACGACCTTGCTTTGCAGGGCCCCCTGGTGGCTTAGGAGCCATAAACAGCCACTTATACCGCTTATAGCTAGAAACAGCCCTGATCCTCCTGTTatgtgcaccaagtgttgaggtctgcgcAACTCCATATTGTGACCGTACTGCCAGTGATGTAAGGTGATTTTGTCTAGACTACATAGCTTGCACAGAGCTTTTCAGTGGAAATCTTCAATATGTCATGTGGAATGTTATTTGATGTGgtaataataaagttaaatatGTGGAATGTTCTAGTAGaatgttcattttcatttttataagcTTATTTAAATGTCAGTTAAATTTACTCTCTCACTTCAATTAATATTGtcatgaaattaatttgattttacttcattttatatcagaacattttccttaaaaaaaaactacatgcaCAAACTTTAATtgtacaatacaagttaaaataAAACTCATTAAAAGATGTGATCAATATAATACTGTATCTAACGTACTTGCCCATCTGTTTGAAACACTACTGTGGAGATACAACGTATAGACGACAGAAAGCTCCTAGAGGTTGCTTTCCACAGGAGAATGACAAATATCTGTATGTTTAAAATTCAAGGACGCCTGCAAGGACTGCCCACAAAAAGGTTTATTGGTCTTTTAGGAATGTAGGCCTACACAAGATGACACAAGGAATGTGAATTAGGGTCCAAGTTCATGAGTTATACTCCAAGGCATATCAGATTATAAATATCCAATTacactgaatttttattttattttgtgttgtgttatagcagaaaagattaagtactttctacattgaataagttaaagtgtgaacttgaaaatattaagtaaaatctACATTCAAATATGTACACATTTATGCTCTAGCTTATTAAgtaatttatgattgtttgttattttttaaatgtgtcatcatgtattaatcctaaagtagaaaaccttgtcaaaTGTATTTGCTAAACTGGGGTTCCCAGCAagcactgggcttgaataattaatgagcttgcacaGTTTCATTATTTGCAACTTTATTTACACTCTTTTGTTGTtacgtttggtaacttcttgttatGTACAGTCttccattcattaaaaataataataataatatctgttGATTGTCACTGTCAtggtgttttgtgcaccaagtgtatttctaagttaaatttactcaatattatttaattaagtaGACTTACTTGGTGAACCATTAAGATTTACTTAggaaaaactgtgtgcaaaaacttgtgaaagaatacaaataaaatcttactagtaattatttcagtgtagttcATTAAATGAAATTGCTAAAGTAAATATCTAAAACTTTTTAACAAATTCAAATAATTGCTCTCTGTTTACTCTACAGTTTAGCTTCTGTTTGATATACATCCCTGTTAATGCCCATGAAAATTGAAAGCCATCTCTCGTTTAGAGCGTTGCTAATACTTTACTGTCCCAAAAATATTAACAGTCTAATTTGCCTGTCAAAAGCATGTTTATCTTTATCTAAAGTGTAAATGCTGGAGAGAAACATTGCAACTTTTTTGTCAGGGAGATCAAGAGACAACTGTGTGATAGCAGCACAATACATGTCTGTCTGCCACAGAATGAGGGACACTGAGTGAACTGACCCGAGTCTGCATCTCCAACCTACTTAgttttttaatcatatttcatttttcaattatGTGTAACTTTAAACTtgtgtacattttaattatttaacatgatCCTTTTTACCTTATTTGTCAAGAATACATtgtatatttagtattttttctTATATTATGTACATTGTTTTGCAATGCTTTATTTGTATGCAGCTCAACTGTAAACACTTTAGCTATACGAAAGTAAAAATATTGGTCATGCCATAAATGCACCTTCAAACTGAAAGAAAGAGacatattttcttatgttcataatgtcctgttaaatgcatattttattttatattgtatagtttttattttatttgattaattacctggcaccttattttaattctatctttattgctatttgttactattttattattattatttaccttgtcattatctgttttgtgtattaatgctttggcaatattgtatgtaaacacaatcatgccaataaagtactttaaaattgaaaaatttacattttaatttaaattgagagagagagagagagagagagagagagagagagagagagagagagagagagagagctatgaACAGATAGACATTCAATCAATCTCTCAAATTCTATTTGAGGGAttgattgaataaaaaaataaaatcacataacaCATAaatcccctaacacactgcaacatgaagccctaaAAACCCAAGagttgaagcctaaaaccagtcccctttttCAGCAAGCTCTAAAACTCAAACctactaacaaacaccagtttcagaccagcactgctgaataaaaccaaatcttttaaaaaagcaaacattcatatttggaccattgggaaaagaaagtaaaaaccaaagtaaACTGGAATGTTTTCAGCCTTAAACAGAAAGTacaatctggcagaatatctgcacactgtaagagatacaaagcagagatgGATCTTcccagtctggccatagaaaaaggcagacacagacaaacatggcttccaaaggaagaatgaGTCTGTAcacactgtgacacgggtgaggtcgagacagagacacactttctccttcactgcgaGACATTTACAGAGGTGAGGAATACTTTGACAAACTCTTAACTTCAAGCCACATTTCAATAATGttcataatgtcttgttaaatgcttattctattttaaattgtatagtgtacattgttattatagtttttattttattaattacctggcacctattttaaatatatttttgttgtcatttgttaccgttttatttattttttgtcattatctgttttgtgcattaatgctttggaaatattgtatgtaaaaaacaaacaaacaaacatgcaaataaaggagagagaaagagagagtgagagagaaagagagagagagaatgtgccCTCATCTCTTCTAACAGGTGAGGGCGCACGAGGACAGCTTTGATGGTTGAGAGAAGTAGGCTGCATCCGAAAGATAGACAGCCAATTTGCTGCCTTGCTGCcccagttaatggcttaaccgaCAGCGTATTTTAGTAATTGGAACTCTTAAaaaaactggtctcagaacagttcaaaaggtACCTTATTTTCACACAACCTCCCTATACAGCCtcagaaggcagcattttccagcttTCGGACGCAGACGTAGAGTCACAAACGGCCACACAAATACTGCTTCTGACGTCACTCTCCAACATGCGTGTCCCGCTCTCTTAAAATCAGGGCGGTTATGTGCTCAAGCACTTGTAAAACATCCCCAGATTTCCCACGCGCTAAGCGACCAGGAAGAACATGAGGATGGATAGGCTACTTCTAAAAAAGACGGTAGTGTTGATCTGTAGACTTCTATTTAATGGCCACATCTTAACCAGACATGGTTAGCCTACTTACAGGTTACACCATTTATCTCTGCCACAAAGTGTTATGTTCGGTTAACAAGCCATTGAGCTTGTTTTTACTAAATGTAtagctttaaatatttataagagagagagagagagagagagagagagagagagagagagagagagagagagagagagagagagagggtgagtgtAACTAAGATTGAGAAGTTCAGCTTATTACATCCCACTATAGTTATGATTATTCCTGCCACTGTGGTTAGAGTGAAGTATAGTGCGGTTAAAAGGAATGCCTTATAGTTGTGTATTAAACGATGAAAGCGATCTGGGTTGAGAAGTAATATCAAGTTCAAACCCCCTAAGCTTATACTGTTTAAAGCTAATCAACTTCATCACGGATTGTTGTGAATTTTACTGCCTGAACTCCGACATCAAAGCGGAGGAGAGAGCGGCCTCCTCCCCGAAAACAAGTAGTGCACCGCGTTATCTTTGTATATACCACGCAGGCTATCCAACAGACTCGTCTCATAGAGCCAAAACACAACTTACAAGCCTCACAacaattcaagatttttttcaaaGAGCAAGAGGTGAACCAGCACTTTGTCCATTTCATTTGATTTGTTCATGTTTTCGATAATTtcgtccgatttttttttttttaagaacaacGGAATCTTAAAAAATCCAACTTTCAAACATTCAAAGAAAAGTGTAGAACAGCCTACCATATAAATATCAGCATATATTTTGCATATCAGCATTTTGCAACGACAATTGATGTGCCAGATTTGTTGGATATAATATTTGCATTGATTCTTTCTGCTGCTTATCACATTTCATGTGGTACGTTGTTGGCAAAATCCCTGAAATaattattatgaaatatttaaggCAATGGACAAGTAGAATTCCAATTGAAACATGTTAAATAGTATTCCAGAATATATAATGAAACCTAGACGGTGAGGATATGTTGCTGGCGCGGCTCAAACAAATCTAATTAAATGTCAAATAGTCTGTTTTTCTTACTCCTGGTCACGGGGACTTGACCTTTTTGCACTTTACTTGACACCACTTTGGAAGATCGAGTTAGGGTAAAAGAAAAAGTGATGGGAAGGGAGGGTACATGAAAGCGTGACTGAGATGCTGCGCGAGAAGAAAGGATGGAGCATGTACACCTCAAATTGAGACAGCCCTCCTCATCTTTTGAATATTATCATTCAGTCTGACGTCTTCCAAAGCGCACAGACTTTATTGATCGGAAAGAAACATGTGCTAATATATTCCAAAAACTGCCATTATGACTCCTTCCTATATCCGAGTGGGTTCAAGACAGGGAGATAATAGATAGGGGTTAACCATCTACATTTTATGACATTATTCAAACTATTCGATTTTTTAGCCATACTTCTCTCCTCTGAGGCGTTTAAccaaattattgtattttaattcagTACAACAAAAAGGTTTTGACAACTGAATTCAgtgaaacaaaaaatgtgttgacATACATCTCTAAGCAAACATTGCTTTTACAAAAAGTCCACCATAAAATAAGGCTTTAAAGAGAACAACAATAATTTAGCTTGTCATACACATGGACCAAATCTCTTAAACTACCCAGATAAGCCTATGAAAATGCCTAAGATAAGCCTTTGTGTGCGAATTTAAATTTGATGCATATTTTAGAACCGTCCTGTTTGTAGTGTTTAGCTGGTAAAGCAGCCTAATGTTTTGTTGCATGTATGTTGTGGTGTAGCCTTGAGTTCACCTCTGTTGCTACACCACACACCCGCTCTGTATATTCACTCCAAAATCGACGCGTGGCGTCACTGAGCCTTCTTATTATGACGACTGCCCTATTAAGAATGACAGCGCTTGAGGAGAGAAAGGTTAATGGTGATCCCTCCCAGAGCTCATGCAGCACTCTCGAGCGCTCGCATCGCACAGCTCCTCGTCTGCGTTTTCTGCTCCAAGCTGTCTTAGAAACCTCCGGAACACTTGGACCCCTGCTCTTGTCCATCGGTTATGGACAACACTAAGGACATGCCGATGCGCGCTGAGGGCGGTCATATAGGTACTCTTTCTGCCAAAACTGGCTCCAGGTTGTCGGAAGCTACTGGAGACCCCTCGCGCGAGCAACCGGATAACCCGATTCACCAAAACAGCCTAAGCCCCGACTCCGTGCCTTATTCGAGAAACCTAGTGGATGAAGCGATAAAGGGACATCGTAGCGCAAAGTGCAGAGATGTGACACTTGCTTACAAGCCCTCTGCGCCGGACAGGGAGTTGACAGACATCCCTAACAAAGAGGCCAGCAGCTCAGATGCAGAATCAGACCTGTATGAGGAAATAGATGTCAGCTGTACCCCCGAGAGCATGGAATACCCGAGTGGACAAGGTAAAACAAATGCTCAAACTATTCttgtgtaatgtattttaatgtatttatttttgttacattgtttGTAAATTCTTGCTGAATGAGAATACATGCGTTAATGGACATGTTATCAGGTGTGATCTGTAGTGTCGCCCACTGCTTAGGAGCGCGTTCGATTGTCAGCTCCTGTTACCTTATTGCAAGCGTTTCGAATTAACAAGTCAATTACAAGACCACTGTGTATCTGGGGTGCTGTCCTGGCATTTAACACCAATCTGCACCATCTCAATAACGTTTATGTTTTTCGTTTTGTGAAATTGCAGgctttatcacacacacacacacactcacacactcacacacacacacacacacacacacacacacacacacacacaaacacacacacacaagattgtTCAAGAATGCCCAATCTTAGTAAAACTCGATTTATAACTAATCAGCCATAATTATATGATAGCCTACTTTTAAACTCTTCTCCACATTTAAAACCAAGCATACAATTTAAAGCAAGTTGTGCAACAGGGAAATAAGTATTTTGCTAGTTTATTTTCATAGAATACATAAACCTTGACTTAAATGATTTTACACGAAAGTGCACATTCAGTTCGATTAGATTTATTACGAAAGGCGTTTTATTTCGCTTATAATTcgaaaataataaatatactatCCTAAAAATTTaacattgcatgttttcattagaTTTTCTCAAGTTTATTTTATCAGTCTCCAGTGCAATTTTATAAACTATTTTTGCGAAATCTTATAAGACAATAATATGACAATAATATGATTTTATTGATTTCAGAAGCatcttattataaaaaaaaaattgtaaatgcaACCAAAATTGGCCAGCAATTCAGGTTgaacttttattttatatatatatatatatatatatatatatatatatatatatatatatatatatatatatatatatatataaaatacggTAAGTAATAACATTGCAATGGCTGTTGGAAGTCTTAAAATCAGTAATGTCTATTTTCTATCAGGTCTGGAAACGGGCTCGCCGAACCAGGGAAAAGAAATAGGCGTGGACAGCAGTAAAGTGGGTTCTGGCCCAGGGGTTCTCAACTATGGTTCTGACCAGATGCGACGGTATCGAACAGCATTCACGAGGGAGCAGATAGCGCGACTGGAGAAAGAGTTTTACCGGGAAAATTACGTGTCCAGGCCACGTAGGTGCGAGTTGGCGGCTTCCTTAAATTTACCAGAAACAACCATAAAGGTATTGCATTtcgcaaaaatcttttttttgcataattatttgaataagactgaaataaattaccaaaagatTATCAGCGAACTACTATGAGTGTGAAAACATACCAAGCTAGATTACTCCGTCAGATAAGTTAGCACATCAAACTATTGTGAATGTTATTACAATACGAAATATAGCTCTATCATTATTCTTAATACTAACACATAGgcctgggctgcgtttcccaaaagcatcgaaAGCTTAAGTTGATTGTTGAGACCActggcgccaatggtttctacgatctacttaggcttacgttGCTTTTGGTAAACGCAGCCCTGACCGGTTATAATTTGCTTCATTATAAGAGCATTGCTCACAGTTAACTCATCTTTCAAAATGGTTTTGCGTACATGCAAAAGGCCACAGTCATTATCCCATAGgctataattgtttttctttttggataCAGGTATGGTTTCAGAACCGTCGCATGAAGGACAAGAGACAGCGACTGGCTATGACTTGGCCGCATCCTGCAGACCCCGCCTTTTACACCTATATGATGAGCCATGCTGCAGCCACGGGCAGCCTGCCCTATCCATTTCCATCACATCTTCCTCTACCTTACTACTCTCCTCTCAGCGGTGTGACTGCAAGTTCAGCCTCTGCCACCGGGGGTCCATTTTCTAACCCTCTGCGCTCGCTGGACAGTTTTCGGGTTCTTTCGCATCCATATCCGCGTCCTGAGCTGCTGTGTGCTTTCAGACACCCGTCACTGTACCCCAGCCCGGGTCACGGGCTCGGTCCCGGGGGAAGCCCATG contains:
- the evx1 gene encoding homeobox even-skipped homolog protein 1, which translates into the protein MDNTKDMPMRAEGGHIGTLSAKTGSRLSEATGDPSREQPDNPIHQNSLSPDSVPYSRNLVDEAIKGHRSAKCRDVTLAYKPSAPDRELTDIPNKEASSSDAESDLYEEIDVSCTPESMEYPSGQGLETGSPNQGKEIGVDSSKVGSGPGVLNYGSDQMRRYRTAFTREQIARLEKEFYRENYVSRPRRCELAASLNLPETTIKVWFQNRRMKDKRQRLAMTWPHPADPAFYTYMMSHAAATGSLPYPFPSHLPLPYYSPLSGVTASSASATGGPFSNPLRSLDSFRVLSHPYPRPELLCAFRHPSLYPSPGHGLGPGGSPCSCLACHAASQSNGLPQRSNSADFSCSPTTRTEAFLTFSPAVLSKSSSVSLDQREEVPLTR